A window of Auraticoccus monumenti contains these coding sequences:
- a CDS encoding aminoglycoside phosphotransferase family protein, with translation MTQMHEDQVVVGEADVRRLLRAQAPRWADLPVRAVDDFGTDHALFRLGADLVARMPIRPGGGTQAVWEAEWLPRLQPDLPLRLSVPMLLGEPDEDYPLRWSVHPWLPGRAPTREELDTPEHASRLAGFIRALQRCPAGGAGLTGSRGLPLQGEQGEDRDRLTRAALSRIGDLVDSGAAEAVWQDGVDAPPWSGPGVWFHGDLQPGNVLLEDGRLGAVLDWGCPGVGDPACELAVAWNTFGPGPRADLRAELDVDEDTWRRGRAWAVSVAAMEVDYYRLSVPAFRDRSVRAIEQVLAGA, from the coding sequence ATGACCCAGATGCACGAGGACCAGGTGGTGGTCGGTGAGGCCGACGTCCGGCGGCTGCTCCGGGCCCAGGCGCCACGGTGGGCCGACCTCCCGGTCCGCGCGGTGGACGACTTCGGCACCGACCACGCCCTCTTCCGTCTCGGCGCGGACCTGGTCGCCCGGATGCCGATCCGCCCCGGCGGTGGCACCCAGGCGGTCTGGGAGGCCGAGTGGTTGCCCCGGCTGCAGCCCGACCTGCCGCTGCGGCTGTCGGTCCCGATGCTGCTCGGCGAGCCCGACGAGGACTACCCGCTGCGGTGGTCGGTGCACCCGTGGTTGCCCGGTCGCGCACCGACCCGGGAGGAGCTCGACACCCCCGAGCACGCCTCGCGGCTGGCGGGGTTCATCCGGGCGCTCCAGCGCTGCCCGGCGGGTGGGGCGGGGCTCACCGGGTCACGGGGTCTGCCGCTGCAGGGTGAGCAGGGCGAGGACCGCGACCGCCTGACCCGGGCCGCGCTGAGCCGGATCGGTGACCTGGTCGACTCCGGCGCGGCCGAGGCCGTCTGGCAGGACGGGGTGGACGCGCCGCCCTGGAGCGGCCCCGGGGTGTGGTTCCACGGCGACCTGCAGCCTGGCAACGTGCTGCTCGAGGACGGTCGGCTGGGCGCGGTGCTGGACTGGGGCTGCCCCGGCGTGGGGGACCCGGCCTGCGAGCTCGCTGTGGCCTGGAACACCTTCGGCCCGGGGCCGCGGGCCGACCTGCGCGCGGAGCTGGACGTCGACGAGGACACCTGGCGCCGCGGTCGCGCGTGGGCGGTGTCGGTCGCGGCGATGGAGGTCGACTACTACCGCCTCAGCGTCCCCGCGTTCCGCGACCGCAGCGTCCGGGCGATCGAGCAGGTGCTGGCGGGGGCCTGA
- a CDS encoding pyrophosphate--fructose-6-phosphate 1-phosphotransferase: MVQKVALLTAGGFAPCLSSAVGGLIERYTELAPEVEIIAYKHGYQGLLAGDSLAVTDTVRANAGLLHSYGGSPIGNSRVKLTNAKDLVRRGLVAEGEDPLKVAAERLTADGVDVLHTIGGDDTNTTAADLAAYLAEHDYGLTVVGLPKTIDNDVIPIKQSLGAWTAAEMGARFAQNIVGEHNSGSRMLIVHEVMGRNCGWLTAATARAYREWLDGRQWLPEIGLSREAWDVHAVYVPEAEIDIDAEAERLRSVMDSVGNVTIFLSEGAGLESIVAQLESAGEEVARDPFGHVRLDKVNPGAWFSEQFASRLGAEKVMVQKSGYYSRSAAANTADLELIRSMTDLAVDCALRGESGVIGQDEEQDDTLRAIEFERIKGGKPFDIGADWFARMLGEIGQPAPVAAPPAAH; this comes from the coding sequence ATGGTCCAGAAGGTCGCCCTGCTCACCGCCGGTGGGTTCGCCCCCTGCCTCTCCTCCGCCGTCGGCGGGCTGATCGAGCGCTACACCGAGCTCGCCCCCGAGGTCGAGATCATCGCCTACAAGCACGGCTACCAGGGCCTGCTGGCCGGTGACTCCCTCGCCGTCACCGACACCGTCCGGGCCAACGCCGGCCTGCTGCACTCCTACGGCGGCTCCCCCATCGGCAACTCCCGGGTCAAGCTGACCAACGCCAAGGACCTGGTCCGTCGCGGTCTGGTGGCCGAGGGCGAGGACCCGCTGAAGGTGGCGGCCGAGCGCCTCACCGCAGACGGCGTCGACGTGCTGCACACCATCGGCGGCGACGACACCAACACCACCGCGGCCGACCTCGCCGCCTACCTGGCCGAGCACGACTACGGCCTGACCGTGGTCGGGCTGCCGAAGACCATCGACAACGACGTGATCCCGATCAAGCAGTCCCTCGGCGCCTGGACGGCCGCGGAGATGGGGGCCCGCTTCGCCCAGAACATCGTCGGCGAGCACAACTCGGGTTCGCGGATGCTGATCGTGCACGAGGTGATGGGACGCAACTGCGGCTGGCTGACCGCGGCCACCGCCCGCGCCTACCGCGAGTGGCTGGACGGCCGTCAGTGGCTGCCCGAGATCGGGCTCTCCCGCGAGGCGTGGGACGTCCACGCCGTCTACGTCCCCGAGGCCGAGATCGACATCGACGCCGAGGCCGAGCGGCTGCGCTCGGTGATGGACTCGGTCGGCAACGTGACCATCTTCCTCTCCGAGGGCGCCGGGCTGGAGTCGATCGTGGCTCAGCTGGAGTCCGCCGGTGAGGAGGTCGCGCGCGACCCGTTCGGCCACGTCAGGCTGGACAAGGTCAACCCCGGTGCCTGGTTCTCCGAGCAGTTCGCCTCCCGCCTCGGCGCGGAGAAGGTGATGGTGCAGAAGTCCGGCTACTACTCCCGCTCCGCCGCGGCCAACACCGCCGACCTGGAGCTGATCCGCTCGATGACCGACCTGGCCGTGGACTGCGCGCTGCGCGGCGAGTCGGGTGTGATCGGTCAGGACGAGGAGCAGGACGACACGCTGCGGGCCATCGAGTTCGAGCGCATCAAGGGCGGCAAGCCCTTCGACATCGGCGCGGACTGGTTCGCCCGGATGCTCGGCGAGATCGGCCAGCCCGCCCCCGTCGCCGCCCCGCCGGCCGCGCACTGA
- a CDS encoding epoxide hydrolase family protein has translation MQDEPVRVEQQRVLLDRQRLSELRTRLARPRLPAALGDGEDQGVPRTWLGELLADWRAFDTDVLQDRLDAMTHLQARVGRHRVHAVHVRGQGPDPVPLLAVHGWPGSFLEHLPLLPLLGDPATGTPSTVLPSLPGFGFSGPPGPHGLTGRAVAGLLHRLMVEGLGHPRYVAHGSDLGAGVAGWLARDNPEQVAGIHLATPGLAAAADPRTRAEERYAAASAAWSVQEGAYAHLHATKPRTLGAALEDSPVGLAAWIGEKVRSWSSVRVDGEPAFDRDLLLSTLTLYWVTGTVTTSLLPYQAAQRQPAGRLPVDDPSTVPTAVSVFGGERVPFPKPPRELAARYYRLVAWQEHPVGGHFPAVAEPELLAHTLRSTLLPLWRGPSPASPAEPVPGTLPPP, from the coding sequence GTGCAGGACGAGCCGGTGAGGGTGGAGCAGCAGCGTGTGCTGCTGGATCGGCAGAGGCTGAGTGAGCTCCGGACGCGACTGGCGCGCCCCAGGCTGCCCGCCGCACTCGGCGACGGCGAGGACCAGGGGGTGCCCCGGACCTGGCTGGGCGAGCTGCTGGCGGACTGGCGCGCCTTCGACACCGACGTCCTGCAGGACCGCCTGGACGCGATGACCCATCTCCAGGCCCGGGTGGGCCGGCACCGGGTCCATGCCGTGCACGTCCGGGGCCAGGGTCCTGATCCCGTCCCGCTGCTGGCGGTCCACGGCTGGCCGGGGTCGTTCCTGGAGCACCTGCCCCTCCTCCCGCTGCTCGGGGACCCCGCCACGGGTACCCCCAGCACGGTGCTGCCCTCCCTGCCTGGTTTCGGGTTCAGCGGACCTCCCGGCCCGCACGGTCTCACCGGACGCGCTGTCGCCGGGCTGCTCCACCGGCTGATGGTGGAGGGACTCGGTCACCCCCGCTACGTGGCTCACGGCAGCGACCTCGGCGCTGGTGTCGCCGGGTGGCTGGCCCGCGACAACCCCGAGCAGGTGGCCGGCATCCACCTCGCCACCCCCGGTCTCGCTGCGGCTGCCGACCCACGCACCAGGGCCGAGGAGCGCTACGCGGCGGCGTCGGCGGCGTGGTCGGTCCAGGAGGGTGCCTACGCGCACCTGCACGCCACGAAGCCGAGGACGCTCGGGGCCGCGCTGGAGGACAGCCCCGTGGGTCTGGCCGCCTGGATCGGCGAGAAGGTCAGGTCCTGGAGCAGCGTCCGCGTCGACGGCGAACCGGCTTTCGACCGGGACCTGCTGCTCTCCACGCTCACCCTCTACTGGGTCACCGGCACCGTGACGACCTCGCTCCTGCCGTACCAGGCGGCCCAGCGCCAGCCCGCCGGCCGTCTGCCGGTGGACGACCCCTCCACCGTCCCGACGGCGGTCAGCGTCTTCGGGGGCGAGCGAGTGCCGTTCCCGAAGCCACCCCGGGAGCTGGCCGCACGCTACTACCGGCTCGTCGCGTGGCAGGAGCACCCGGTGGGCGGGCACTTCCCGGCCGTGGCCGAGCCCGAGCTGCTCGCGCACACGCTCCGGAGCACGCTGCTCCCGCTGTGGCGAGGCCCCTCACCGGCGTCACCAGCCGAGCCCGTCCCTGGCACCCTGCCTCCACCGTGA
- a CDS encoding DUF1003 domain-containing protein has protein sequence MPVVLSRGDRAALAYADALLGLLDHDDARSAALHSTRSTAWKQLGHQQTREITALVLELTLREESSSRAGPSRDDQPAVFGPLGASHLGWGDDGGAAVACPECGHALSMFIEPEEGRADRLAGRIAGGMGTWYFVLLLLISTTLYLGLTLSLTRSSTSEMVALNHFGLALAILTAVQTPLILLTQRRDAARDRERDREALRIAANTETDLHAIRASLTRLEDEPRRP, from the coding sequence GTGCCCGTCGTCCTGAGCCGGGGCGACCGCGCGGCACTCGCCTACGCCGACGCGCTCCTCGGGCTGCTCGACCACGACGACGCCAGGTCCGCGGCCCTGCACTCGACCCGCAGCACGGCGTGGAAGCAGCTCGGCCACCAGCAGACCCGCGAGATCACCGCCCTGGTGCTCGAGCTGACGCTGCGCGAGGAGTCGTCCTCGCGCGCCGGCCCGTCACGCGACGACCAGCCCGCCGTCTTCGGACCGCTCGGTGCCAGCCACCTGGGCTGGGGCGACGACGGCGGTGCTGCCGTCGCCTGCCCCGAGTGCGGGCACGCCCTGAGCATGTTCATCGAGCCCGAGGAGGGCCGCGCCGACCGGCTCGCCGGACGCATCGCCGGCGGCATGGGGACGTGGTACTTCGTCCTGCTCCTGCTGATCTCCACGACGCTGTACCTGGGACTGACCTTGAGCCTGACCCGGTCGAGCACGAGCGAGATGGTCGCCCTGAACCACTTCGGGCTGGCGCTGGCGATCCTCACCGCCGTCCAGACGCCGCTCATCCTGCTCACCCAGCGCCGTGACGCCGCCCGCGACCGCGAGCGCGACCGTGAGGCCCTGCGGATCGCTGCGAACACCGAGACCGATCTGCACGCCATCCGGGCCTCACTCACCCGGCTCGAGGACGAGCCGCGCCGACCCTGA
- a CDS encoding GNAT family N-acetyltransferase — translation MRPSDTEPSPAAADLEDQAEPSELSTFGDSGGEVLPPTSLVSTGSAGAVRVLHHAAERFYELLEDGVSVGMLIYETSPGHSSITHAMVRADRRGRGLGATLISTALDHLAATGAPVRVHCATVAGFLQRFPEYTDRVQPTGHRGPR, via the coding sequence GTGCGTCCGTCAGACACCGAACCGAGTCCTGCAGCAGCGGACCTGGAAGACCAGGCTGAGCCGTCTGAGCTCAGCACCTTCGGGGACAGCGGTGGTGAGGTGCTGCCCCCGACCTCCCTGGTGAGCACAGGATCCGCCGGGGCCGTCCGGGTGCTGCACCACGCGGCCGAGCGGTTCTACGAGCTGCTGGAGGACGGTGTGTCGGTCGGCATGCTGATCTACGAGACCAGCCCGGGACACAGCAGCATCACCCACGCCATGGTGCGTGCGGACCGCCGGGGTCGCGGTCTCGGAGCCACCCTCATCTCGACCGCCCTGGACCACCTCGCCGCGACGGGAGCACCGGTCCGGGTGCACTGCGCCACGGTGGCCGGCTTCCTCCAGCGGTTCCCGGAGTACACGGACCGCGTCCAGCCGACCGGCCACAGAGGTCCTCGGTGA
- the msrA gene encoding peptide-methionine (S)-S-oxide reductase MsrA translates to MQETETAVLAGGCFWGVQELLRKVPGVISSRAGYSGGDDASHPSYRDHGDHAEAVEIVFDPRTLSYRQLLEFFFQLHDPTTRNRQGNDRGRSYRSSIFYLSQEQRRVAEQTIEDVDASRRWPGKVVTEVTAAGRFWEAEEEHQDYLVKRPYGYTCHYVRPDWRLSAPIPSDR, encoded by the coding sequence ATGCAGGAGACAGAGACGGCAGTGCTGGCCGGTGGGTGCTTCTGGGGAGTGCAGGAGCTGCTCCGGAAGGTGCCGGGCGTGATCTCCAGCCGGGCCGGTTACAGCGGTGGTGATGACGCGTCGCACCCCAGCTACCGCGACCACGGGGACCACGCCGAGGCGGTCGAGATCGTCTTCGACCCCCGCACGCTGTCCTACCGGCAGCTGCTGGAGTTCTTCTTCCAGCTGCACGACCCCACCACGCGCAACCGTCAGGGGAACGACCGGGGCAGGAGCTACCGCTCCTCGATCTTCTACCTCAGCCAGGAGCAGCGCAGGGTGGCCGAGCAGACGATCGAGGACGTGGACGCCTCCCGCCGGTGGCCCGGGAAGGTGGTCACGGAGGTGACCGCCGCGGGCAGGTTCTGGGAGGCCGAGGAGGAGCACCAGGACTACCTGGTCAAGCGTCCGTACGGCTACACCTGCCACTACGTCCGGCCTGACTGGAGGCTCTCTGCCCCCATCCCCTCAGACCGGTGA
- a CDS encoding DEAD/DEAH box helicase family protein has translation MHLVVVHGPPAVGKMAVGRALSQLTGYPLFHNHMAIEPLLGVFDFGTEPFQRLVRLIRRSVLAEAVGSGLPGLVITYVMDFDDPGDAAFLEDVIAPVTEAGGPVDHLELVAGLDVRLAREGTPLRVAEKRSKRDVAAARALLHRLDGRRLNSEGDFPFTGRHLVVDNSRLSPEAVASRVVDEWGLTAPR, from the coding sequence ATGCACCTCGTCGTCGTCCACGGACCGCCCGCCGTCGGCAAGATGGCGGTGGGTCGCGCGCTGTCGCAGCTGACCGGCTACCCGCTGTTCCACAACCACATGGCCATCGAGCCGCTGCTCGGGGTCTTCGACTTCGGCACCGAGCCGTTCCAGCGGCTGGTCCGCCTGATCAGGCGCTCCGTGCTGGCCGAGGCCGTGGGCAGCGGCCTGCCCGGGCTGGTCATCACCTACGTGATGGACTTCGACGACCCCGGCGACGCCGCCTTCCTGGAGGACGTCATCGCCCCGGTGACCGAGGCCGGCGGCCCGGTCGACCACCTCGAGCTGGTGGCCGGTCTGGATGTCCGGCTGGCGCGCGAGGGGACCCCGCTGCGGGTGGCGGAGAAGCGGTCCAAGCGCGACGTGGCGGCCGCCCGGGCGCTGCTGCACCGGCTCGACGGCCGCCGGCTCAACAGCGAGGGTGACTTCCCCTTCACCGGCCGCCACCTGGTGGTCGACAACAGCCGGCTGTCCCCGGAGGCGGTGGCCTCGAGGGTCGTGGACGAGTGGGGGCTCACCGCACCCCGCTGA